The following proteins come from a genomic window of Fusobacterium sp. DD2:
- the pta gene encoding phosphate acetyltransferase, translating to MSFLVKIREKAREVQQSVVLPEGDDERVITAAAKIVSLGLARPIVLGSREYMERIANDLGISLRGVEIIEYNNPPKVETYAAKLAEIRAKKGMTVDQAREILLKDPNFYGAMMVKMGDADAMVSGSNSPTADVLRAGLQIVGTRKGIKTVSSVFVMELTERQETYGDVLLFGDCSVIPVPTSEQLADIAEASVVTASHVIGMQGRVALLTFSTKGSASHPDVDVVIEAGKMLEERKVTFPFTAEIQADAAIVKSVARKKCPESKVAGTANILIFPNLAAGNIGYKLVQRLAGANAYGPLIQGLASPINDLSRGCSADDIVNLVAITAVQAAEGKKIQ from the coding sequence TTGAGTTTTTTAGTAAAAATTAGAGAAAAAGCTAGAGAAGTACAACAATCAGTAGTATTACCAGAAGGAGACGACGAAAGAGTTATCACAGCAGCAGCTAAGATAGTTTCTTTAGGACTTGCTAGACCAATAGTTTTAGGTAGCAGAGAATATATGGAAAGAATCGCTAACGATTTAGGAATCAGCTTAAGAGGTGTTGAAATTATAGAATACAACAACCCACCAAAAGTTGAAACTTATGCAGCTAAATTAGCTGAAATTAGAGCGAAAAAAGGAATGACTGTAGACCAAGCTAGAGAAATCTTATTAAAAGACCCTAACTTCTACGGTGCAATGATGGTTAAAATGGGAGACGCAGATGCAATGGTATCTGGATCTAACTCACCAACTGCAGACGTATTAAGAGCAGGATTACAAATCGTAGGAACTAGAAAAGGAATAAAAACTGTATCATCAGTATTCGTAATGGAACTTACAGAAAGACAAGAAACTTATGGAGACGTTCTATTATTTGGAGACTGTTCAGTAATTCCAGTACCAACTTCAGAACAATTAGCTGACATCGCTGAAGCTTCAGTTGTAACAGCTAGCCACGTAATTGGAATGCAAGGAAGAGTTGCATTATTAACATTCTCTACAAAAGGTTCAGCATCACACCCAGATGTAGACGTAGTTATCGAAGCAGGAAAAATGCTTGAAGAAAGAAAAGTTACTTTCCCATTCACAGCAGAAATCCAAGCAGACGCAGCTATTGTTAAATCAGTTGCAAGAAAGAAATGTCCAGAATCTAAAGTTGCAGGAACAGCTAATATTTTAATATTCCCTAACCTAGCAGCAGGAAACATTGGATATAAATTAGTTCAAAGATTAGCTGGAGCAAATGCTTATGGTCCATTAATTCAAGGACTAGCTTCACCTATCAATGACCTTTCAAGAGGATGTTCAGCAGATGACATCGTTAACCTAGTTGCAATAACTGCAGTTCAAGCAGCAGAAGGAAAGAAAATACAATAA